The genomic segment ATTGCCAAACCTGCGCCGTTTACCATACAGCCCACATTGCCATCTAGTTTCACGTAATTCAGTCCTGATGCAGATGCTTCCACTTCCAACGGGTCTTCCTCGTTCAGGTCGCGCATGGCTGCAAGTGCCGGCTGACGGAACAAGGCATTGTCGTCTAAGTTTACCTTCGCATCAACGGCAATGATTTTGTTATCAGAAGTTTTCAGGCAGGGGTTGATTTCAAACTGAACCGCATCGGTAGCATCATAGGCTTTGTACAGCGCAGTAATGAACTCTACCATGCCTTCGTGAGCTTTTCCTGAAAGGCCAAGTTTATCGGCAATTTCTTTTGCCTGCTCGGGTTGCAAACCCTGAACAGGGTCAACCCATACTTTGATAATTTTTTCGGGAGTATGTTTGGCTACTTCTTCAATTTCAACGCCGCCTTCGGTACTTGCCATAATGACATTGCAAGCCTTGGAACGGTCTAAGAGAATTGCCACATAGTATTCTTTGGGTTCGCTTTCGCCCTTGTAGTAAACATCCTGTGCTACCAATACTTTATTCACTTTGCGGCCTTGTTCACCGGTTTGGACAGTTACCAGCGTATTACCAAGCAGGTTGCGGGCTACGGTTTCTACTTTTTCCAACGAAGTGCAGAATTTTACGCCTTCCTGTTGCGTTTCTTTGGTTTTGCCTTTGCCGCGTCCGCCTGCATGAATTTGTGCTTTTACAACCCAGCCTTCCGTACCTGTAGATGCCTGCAACTGACGCGCTGCCTCAACAGCCGCCTCGGCAGTATCGGCTACGATACCTTCCTGAATGCGAACGCCGTAGCTTTTCAGTATTTCTTTTGCCTGATATTCGTGAATGTTCATAATGGGCGAAAATTTGATTTTTTTTGGACTGCCAAAATTACGCAATCCCGACGAATGAACAACCTTTTAGTCATCCTCGCCTTCCCAAAATGCCAAATCGTCTTCCGATACGCGAAACTTTTCGGCATTTTTTAGAATGAGCGCCAAACAACGACCTGTGAGAATGGAGTCTTCCAGCGCATTGTGGGTTTCTGTTTCGCGCTCCATGCCAAAGTAAGCCGCCACGCTTTTGAGGCTCAACGATTTAGGCCCGGCAATCCCGTTGGCTTTCAGGATGCGGAAGTAAAAATTGGAAAGCACAAACAAATCCAACGGCCGATAGGAGAACTCCCAACTCATTTGCGATTTTTTGTAGGCAAAGCGTAAAAAATTAATATCAGTGGTTACACTTTGCCCGCATACAACAATTCTGCGAAGGTCGCTGCGGGTTTGCAAGTTGAGTTCATCCATCAACCAATCTTCAAAGTCTTCCAGCATTTCGTGAATCATTGGCGCATCGTCCAAGTCTGCAACGGTTAGGTTATGCACCTCCGATGCGGGAATAGAAAATCGCTCAGGATACTCGGGATAAACATTGCTCAGGTAGGTGGAAATTTCGTTCCATCGGTCATCGTATAAAACCGCCCCGATTTGTATGATTTCGTGATAATCCGGCTCTAATCCGGTAGTTTCTACGTCAAAAACAAGATAAGGCATGAATGATATGGGTTTATTGGCGATTTTTTTCGCGTGGTGGCGGATTCAGCATCCTGTGCACTGTTGCACTTTCGCACTGCATAGTCTGCTTCTTGCCATACAAAATGCAACAGATTACTGCACAAACCGCAATTTAGCACATAAAAAGGCACATCAAATACACCATGCAATTGAGTCAAACAAACCGACATTTCGCAAGTCGGATTTGAGATTTTAGATTTATGCAAAACTCTGAAAAACAAGTATTTAAACCTTACGTAGCTTGAAACACCATCGGGTTTGTGTATCAACAAAGCGCGCTGAAAGTTGTACCTAACTATCTGCAAATGGGGATGCTTACGATATAAAAACCCGATAGACTGCTACGACCTATCGGGTTTAATCTGCTGATATTCAGAAACTTAAAAAATCTTCTTTGCTAACCGCCCGTACTTTCACACATTTAGCGAAACTTCTTGCGGTCGGCAATAATTTTGGCAATTTCGCCGCTGAGCATATTTTCCTGACCGGCAGGGGGCAGTTCTTGACCGGCGCCGCTGCTTTCTCTTACTTGTTTAAAATCGGCAGAAATATCGCCAAGCGTTACAATCGTTTCCAGATTTTCAATCCGCTGACGCAATTCCGCATTCTCTTTGGCAAGCGACTGTGTCATTTTCAGTATTTGCTCCAATTGGGCAGATGTCTGATTTTTTTCTTTGCCTTGCTGAAGTTCCAGCTTTTTATATTTCAAAAAGGTAGCCGATAGGATTGCCGTTATAGGCACCGACATAATCACCCCTATGATAAAGATATCTTCCACCGTATTTTGTTT from the Rhodoflexus caldus genome contains:
- the sucC gene encoding ADP-forming succinate--CoA ligase subunit beta, which translates into the protein MNIHEYQAKEILKSYGVRIQEGIVADTAEAAVEAARQLQASTGTEGWVVKAQIHAGGRGKGKTKETQQEGVKFCTSLEKVETVARNLLGNTLVTVQTGEQGRKVNKVLVAQDVYYKGESEPKEYYVAILLDRSKACNVIMASTEGGVEIEEVAKHTPEKIIKVWVDPVQGLQPEQAKEIADKLGLSGKAHEGMVEFITALYKAYDATDAVQFEINPCLKTSDNKIIAVDAKVNLDDNALFRQPALAAMRDLNEEDPLEVEASASGLNYVKLDGNVGCMVNGAGLAMATMDIIKLSGGEPANFLDVGGGANAQTVEAGFRIILKDPNVKAILINIFGGIVRCDRVANGVVEAYKKIGNINIPIIVRLQGTNAEEGARVIEESGLKVTSAILLKDAAEKVKQALAE
- a CDS encoding 3'-5' exonuclease, giving the protein MPYLVFDVETTGLEPDYHEIIQIGAVLYDDRWNEISTYLSNVYPEYPERFSIPASEVHNLTVADLDDAPMIHEMLEDFEDWLMDELNLQTRSDLRRIVVCGQSVTTDINFLRFAYKKSQMSWEFSYRPLDLFVLSNFYFRILKANGIAGPKSLSLKSVAAYFGMERETETHNALEDSILTGRCLALILKNAEKFRVSEDDLAFWEGEDD